GGTTCGCCTATTACCTGATCGTCAATCAGGTGTTTTCAATCATCAGCCGCATGGGACATGACGGGCTGTGCGGCGAAGGGCAGCTGTTGCGGATGATGCGCGCGCATCTCGAACGCTGCGCACACGGCATGACCGGCGCTGGCCGGGATTTCGCCCGCCACGTTCTCGACCTGCCGACCATTGCGTCGAAAGCCAACCTGACGACGCGGCTGTTCGATGTCGATGAGTTGCAGTCGGACAATGCGCCGTTGCTTTACCGTCCCATGCCCAACCCTTTGAGAGGGCCGGCAGCACTGACCGTTCCAAGGACCAGCCATGCCATTGCCTCTTGATCTCAAAGGGCAACCCGGTGAGCGGGTGTTGCGCCAACTGGTGGCCGCCCTTCTCTACGAAGGTGTCATCGACGCCAGTCAAAGCATTGACGGCGGCCTGACGCGCTTCCAATGGACATTGGGTGGCCGCTCCTACCGCTGCAGCGGGTCCGTTGGACCATTCGGGCGTATTCGCCCGATGGCCGGCTCGATAGAGGTCGAGGATAGCGGTATCTGGGGCGAAGTCTCGACCGCACAATTCGTCTCCGCCCTGCCCGGTACCGGTATGACCCGCGGCAAGCTTCTCGGCGAGATGACGCAGACGATCGGCTTTTCAGAGTGGAATGATCGCCATATCGCCCCCCGGCAGCGCCGCTCCATGTCTTTTTCCGCGCTCGAAGGCGCGCTGGACGAAGGCCATCCCTATCACCCCTGCTACAAGGCAAGGACCGGATTTTCCGAGGCTGATCACGCCGCCTACGGCCCGGAAACCGGCAACGCCTTCCAACTGGTCTGGCTGCTCGTGGCCCGCAAGCATCTTCGCCATGCCTTGCCGGAGGAGGAGACCATTTTCTGGAAAACCGAACTCGGTGACGAAACATGGGTACATCTGCAAACAATGCAGGCGCAACTCGGCCTGTCAGCGGAAGACTTCGGGCTGGTGCCGATGCATCCATGGCAATGGCGCAATCTCGCTGAAACCTTGGGTGACGGCTGGATCAGCGCTGGCGAGGCCCATTGCCTTGGACCGGCCGGAGATCGCTATACCGCAACACAATCGGTGCGCTCGCTCTTGAACCAGGACCGCCCGCTTGCAGCCAGCATCAAGCTGCCACTCAACATGATCAACACCTCGTCGCGGCGCACTCTGGAGCCGCACTCGGTGTGCACCGCACCGGTGCTCTCGCGCTGGATCGCCGCTATCGTCGAGAGCGATCCGCTGTTTCGTGACCGGTATCCACTCACTGTCCTGCAGGAATATGCCGGGATCATCGC
The sequence above is drawn from the Pararhizobium qamdonense genome and encodes:
- a CDS encoding IucA/IucC family protein; protein product: MPLPLDLKGQPGERVLRQLVAALLYEGVIDASQSIDGGLTRFQWTLGGRSYRCSGSVGPFGRIRPMAGSIEVEDSGIWGEVSTAQFVSALPGTGMTRGKLLGEMTQTIGFSEWNDRHIAPRQRRSMSFSALEGALDEGHPYHPCYKARTGFSEADHAAYGPETGNAFQLVWLLVARKHLRHALPEEETIFWKTELGDETWVHLQTMQAQLGLSAEDFGLVPMHPWQWRNLAETLGDGWISAGEAHCLGPAGDRYTATQSVRSLLNQDRPLAASIKLPLNMINTSSRRTLEPHSVCTAPVLSRWIAAIVESDPLFRDRYPLTVLQEYAGIIADADGPLAGQIGAIWRQNVQATLSPGEALIPFNALMMVEADGRPFAGDWIERFGLMAWMNRLIEISVLPVWHLLVHHGIAVEAHGQNMLLVHRDGWPVRLILRDFHDSMEFCPAFLREPAKAPDFLSLNPLYRQAEPDQYYWTDNLDSLRELVMDTLFVYNLTEISHLLDHCYDLPEQRFWQRVESLLSSYAVEQGAMERQAQLGHDRSHILTESLMTRKLFALKPEYHHTVPNALAADQLQRRRKP